Proteins encoded within one genomic window of Oryza brachyantha chromosome 7, ObraRS2, whole genome shotgun sequence:
- the LOC102719884 gene encoding ribosome biogenesis protein WDR12 homolog isoform X1 encodes MDAAGASDPSRQVRVRFVTKLPPPLRAPHTSIAVPADLTRMGLSEIVNSLLLAASAGHQTQPFDFLVDGELVRLPLQEFLLAKGISAERVLELEYVKAVAPRKQEDPCPHDDWVSAVDGSNPSFVLTGCYDGLARIWKDAAECTHILEGHSDGITSASFIKKGETEDRLHVVTASKDRSLRLFKVNIFDASVTIPKQTGAYKILRGHTSSVQSIAVNPSADMICSGSWDNSIKLWSIKGSEEDGGTISVKKRRTNSDSSEPEESQFEGSATSTFLGHTQCVSAVAWPEQQTIYSASWDHSVRQWDVQTGKETWNMVCGRALNCFHCGGESSSLIAAGGSDPVLRVWDPRKPGTLAPIFQFSSHKSWISACKWHPSSWFHLVSSSFDGKVMLWDLRTAWPLASVDSHKDKVLCVDWWKGDSVISGGADSKLCIASGIEIV; translated from the exons atggacgccgccggcgcctccgaCCCCTCGCGCCAGGTGCGCGTGCGCTTCGTCACcaagctcccgccgccgctgcgcgcGCCGCACACCTCCATCGCCGTGCCCGCCGACCTCACCCGCATGGGCCTCTCCGAGATTGTCaacagcctcctcctcgccg CCTCTGCGGGCCACCAGACGCAGCCCTTCGACTTCCTCGTGGACGGGGAGCTCGTGCGGCTGCCGCTTCAGGAGTTCCTCCTCGCCAAGGGCATCTCAGCG GAGAGGGTGCTTGAGCTCGAATATGTGAAAGCCGTGGCGCCGAGGAAGCAAGAGGATCCATGCCCGCATGATGATTGGGTTAGCGCAGTTGATGGATCGAACCCAAG TTTTGTTTTAACAGGTTGCTACGATGGTCTTGCAAG AATATGGAAAGATGCAGCTGAATGTACACATATTTTGGAGGGACATAGTGATGGAATCACTTCTGCTAGCTTCATTAAGAAAG GTGAAACTGAAGACAGGCTGCATGTAGTCACTGCATCGAAGGACAGGTCATTGCGCTTATTCAAGGTAAACATA TTTGACGCATCAGTCACTATCCCAAAGCAAACTGGGGCCTACAAAATTCTTCGTGGCCACACATCATCTGTTCAGAGTATTGCAGTAAACCCTTCCGCAGACATG ATATGTTCTGGTTCCTGGGATAACTCCATTAAGCTATGGTCAATCAAAGGGTCTGAAGAAGATGGTGGCACCATCTCAGTGAAGAAGAGAAGGACAAATTCTGATTCATCTGAACCTGAAGAGTCTCAGTTTGAG GGTTCAGCCACTTCAACATTTCTGGGACATACACAGTGTGTTTCTGCTGTTGCCTGGCCTGAgcaacaaacaatatattcagCATCTTGGGACCATTCTGTTAGGCAGTGGGATGTCCAAACTGGGAAAGAAACATGGAATATG gTTTGTGGGAGGGCCCTGAATTGCTTTCATTGTGGTGGTGAGAGCTCTTCACTAATTGCTGCTGGTGGCTCTGATCCTGTCTTGAGGGTATGGGACCCTCGTAAACCTG GAACTCTAGCTCCAATTTTTCAGTTCTCCTCCCATAAAAGCTGGATCAGTGCTTGCAAATGGCATCCAAGTTCGTGGTTTCATTTGGTCTCATCTTCATTTGATGGGAAAGTAATGTTGTGGGATCTAAGGACAGCA TGGCCACTGGCTTCTGTGGATTCACACAAAGACAAG GTTTTATGTGTGGACTGGTGGAAAGGGGATAGCGTGATCAGTGGTGGAGCTGATTCCAAGCTGTGTATAGCATCAGGGATTGAAATAGTGTGA
- the LOC102719884 gene encoding ribosome biogenesis protein WDR12 homolog isoform X2 has translation MDAAGASDPSRQVRVRFVTKLPPPLRAPHTSIAVPADLTRMGLSEIVNSLLLAASAGHQTQPFDFLVDGELVRLPLQEFLLAKGISAERVLELEYVKAVAPRKQEDPCPHDDWVSAVDGSNPSFVLTGCYDGLARIWKDAAECTHILEGHSDGITSASFIKKGETEDRLHVVTASKDRSLRLFKFDASVTIPKQTGAYKILRGHTSSVQSIAVNPSADMICSGSWDNSIKLWSIKGSEEDGGTISVKKRRTNSDSSEPEESQFEGSATSTFLGHTQCVSAVAWPEQQTIYSASWDHSVRQWDVQTGKETWNMVCGRALNCFHCGGESSSLIAAGGSDPVLRVWDPRKPGTLAPIFQFSSHKSWISACKWHPSSWFHLVSSSFDGKVMLWDLRTAWPLASVDSHKDKVLCVDWWKGDSVISGGADSKLCIASGIEIV, from the exons atggacgccgccggcgcctccgaCCCCTCGCGCCAGGTGCGCGTGCGCTTCGTCACcaagctcccgccgccgctgcgcgcGCCGCACACCTCCATCGCCGTGCCCGCCGACCTCACCCGCATGGGCCTCTCCGAGATTGTCaacagcctcctcctcgccg CCTCTGCGGGCCACCAGACGCAGCCCTTCGACTTCCTCGTGGACGGGGAGCTCGTGCGGCTGCCGCTTCAGGAGTTCCTCCTCGCCAAGGGCATCTCAGCG GAGAGGGTGCTTGAGCTCGAATATGTGAAAGCCGTGGCGCCGAGGAAGCAAGAGGATCCATGCCCGCATGATGATTGGGTTAGCGCAGTTGATGGATCGAACCCAAG TTTTGTTTTAACAGGTTGCTACGATGGTCTTGCAAG AATATGGAAAGATGCAGCTGAATGTACACATATTTTGGAGGGACATAGTGATGGAATCACTTCTGCTAGCTTCATTAAGAAAG GTGAAACTGAAGACAGGCTGCATGTAGTCACTGCATCGAAGGACAGGTCATTGCGCTTATTCAAG TTTGACGCATCAGTCACTATCCCAAAGCAAACTGGGGCCTACAAAATTCTTCGTGGCCACACATCATCTGTTCAGAGTATTGCAGTAAACCCTTCCGCAGACATG ATATGTTCTGGTTCCTGGGATAACTCCATTAAGCTATGGTCAATCAAAGGGTCTGAAGAAGATGGTGGCACCATCTCAGTGAAGAAGAGAAGGACAAATTCTGATTCATCTGAACCTGAAGAGTCTCAGTTTGAG GGTTCAGCCACTTCAACATTTCTGGGACATACACAGTGTGTTTCTGCTGTTGCCTGGCCTGAgcaacaaacaatatattcagCATCTTGGGACCATTCTGTTAGGCAGTGGGATGTCCAAACTGGGAAAGAAACATGGAATATG gTTTGTGGGAGGGCCCTGAATTGCTTTCATTGTGGTGGTGAGAGCTCTTCACTAATTGCTGCTGGTGGCTCTGATCCTGTCTTGAGGGTATGGGACCCTCGTAAACCTG GAACTCTAGCTCCAATTTTTCAGTTCTCCTCCCATAAAAGCTGGATCAGTGCTTGCAAATGGCATCCAAGTTCGTGGTTTCATTTGGTCTCATCTTCATTTGATGGGAAAGTAATGTTGTGGGATCTAAGGACAGCA TGGCCACTGGCTTCTGTGGATTCACACAAAGACAAG GTTTTATGTGTGGACTGGTGGAAAGGGGATAGCGTGATCAGTGGTGGAGCTGATTCCAAGCTGTGTATAGCATCAGGGATTGAAATAGTGTGA